One Psychrosphaera aestuarii DNA window includes the following coding sequences:
- a CDS encoding DNA topoisomerase family protein: MTSDSKLNLSSNQANKQYCPKCEAELSIKSGSKGAFWACTGYPVCDFTKPMSTQSEVQVVKVLDDVCCPICEDDLAVKSGRYGMFIGCMNYPTCNFIVKEDDDEDYEPVPCVECGKGELHQRSGKKGKVFYACDQYPKCDFLLNDKPLNEICPSCESPILVIDKNNTKRCIVKTCSYEIE; the protein is encoded by the coding sequence ATGACTTCTGACTCGAAGCTCAACCTTTCTTCTAATCAAGCTAATAAACAATACTGTCCTAAATGCGAGGCAGAGCTGAGTATAAAGTCTGGCAGCAAAGGTGCTTTTTGGGCTTGTACTGGTTACCCCGTTTGTGATTTTACTAAACCAATGTCAACACAATCAGAAGTGCAAGTTGTAAAAGTGTTAGATGATGTGTGTTGTCCTATTTGCGAAGATGATCTTGCGGTTAAATCTGGCCGTTACGGTATGTTTATTGGTTGTATGAACTACCCTACCTGTAACTTTATTGTTAAAGAAGACGATGATGAAGATTACGAACCGGTTCCGTGCGTAGAATGTGGAAAAGGCGAGCTTCATCAGCGATCAGGAAAAAAGGGTAAGGTATTTTATGCATGCGACCAATATCCTAAATGCGACTTTCTTTTGAACGATAAGCCTCTGAACGAGATCTGCCCTTCGTGTGAAAGTCCTATACTTGTAATAGACAAAAATAATACTAAACGCTGCATAGTTAAAACATGTAGTTATGAAATCGAATAA
- a CDS encoding DUF494 family protein: MFDILLYLFENIVNDSAELWVDEGELTKELKKAGFHEDDIYKALMWLEDLADLQSNDIAPFIIGQTALSTRIYTVAETMKLDTECRGFLLFLEQINLLDVATREMVIDRVMELEESQIGLDDLKWVVLMVLFNVPGKEAAFEQMENLVFEEPAGLIH, from the coding sequence ATGTTTGATATCCTTTTGTACCTTTTTGAAAACATTGTCAACGATAGCGCAGAGTTATGGGTTGACGAAGGCGAGCTTACAAAAGAGCTTAAAAAGGCTGGTTTTCATGAAGATGATATTTATAAAGCGCTGATGTGGTTAGAAGATCTTGCTGATCTGCAATCTAACGATATAGCACCTTTCATTATCGGGCAAACCGCCCTTTCTACTCGTATTTATACGGTTGCAGAGACAATGAAGTTAGATACTGAGTGTCGAGGCTTTTTGTTATTCTTAGAGCAAATTAATCTGTTAGATGTAGCGACTAGAGAAATGGTTATTGACCGCGTTATGGAACTTGAAGAGTCTCAAATTGGTCTTGATGACTTAAAGTGGGTTGTATTAATGGTATTGTTTAATGTACCAGGTAAAGAAGCCGCATTTGAGCAAATGGAAAATCTTGTGTTCGAGGAACCTGCAGGTCTAATTCACTAA
- a CDS encoding Sua5/YciO/YrdC/YwlC family protein, translating to MTESTLINPTNEIEALQQGCLIVYPTEAVWGIGCDPDNEDAVMKLLEAKQRPVEKGLILVAQNLSQCHDYFDFDKVPIEKRPEIFSSWPGPVTWLLPAKASAPKWITGGSDMIAIRISAHPTIQRICRTFNKPIVSTSANRTTEPVCKNLAEAIKVFGSQVAIYVDEALGGSEKPSVIKHSITGEVFRS from the coding sequence ATGACTGAATCAACGTTAATAAATCCTACAAATGAAATTGAAGCATTACAGCAAGGCTGTTTAATTGTTTATCCTACTGAGGCGGTTTGGGGCATTGGCTGCGATCCGGATAACGAAGATGCGGTGATGAAGCTATTAGAAGCTAAACAACGTCCAGTTGAGAAAGGTCTTATATTGGTGGCACAAAACCTATCACAGTGCCATGACTACTTTGATTTTGATAAAGTTCCAATTGAAAAACGCCCAGAAATCTTTTCGTCTTGGCCAGGCCCTGTTACATGGTTACTGCCAGCCAAAGCATCTGCACCTAAGTGGATTACCGGCGGCAGTGATATGATAGCTATTCGTATCAGTGCGCACCCTACTATTCAGCGAATTTGTCGAACCTTTAATAAACCGATTGTATCGACTAGCGCCAATAGAACAACTGAGCCGGTTTGTAAAAACTTGGCAGAAGCTATAAAGGTGTTTGGATCGCAAGTTGCCATTTATGTCGATGAGGCCTTAGGCGGAAGTGAAAAGCCTTCAGTTATTAAACATTCAATCACTGGCGAAGTATTTAGGAGTTAA